The following coding sequences lie in one Flavobacteriales bacterium genomic window:
- a CDS encoding cytochrome c oxidase subunit II, giving the protein MMVLLVSVTVLLVIISAAQILKIAELSAISKGEKVYEISEKENRVQSILMLVFLVFYFAFFAWQYVKWGDLMLPVSASEHGVGIDNLMNITWLLIIPVFIVTHILLFWFGFKYAYKANRKAVFFSHSNKLELIWTIIPSLALTVLILYGLNNWNKIMTPVNTEEEHVLIELVGQQFSWGARYAGNDKKLGRAHVNYIEGTNFMGIDASDDNSKDDIVVKGEFHLPVNVPVQFVFRSNDIIHSAYMPHFRAQMNCVPGLKTQFNFVPTITTKEMKKITNNENFEYLLLCNKICGAAHYNMQMNIVVESKEDYEKWLSSQKQFASNN; this is encoded by the coding sequence ATGATGGTATTATTGGTAAGTGTAACTGTATTATTGGTTATCATTTCGGCGGCGCAAATATTGAAGATTGCTGAATTAAGTGCTATTAGTAAAGGCGAAAAAGTTTACGAAATTTCGGAAAAAGAGAATAGAGTTCAATCTATTTTAATGTTGGTTTTCCTTGTGTTTTATTTTGCATTTTTTGCTTGGCAATATGTTAAATGGGGAGATTTAATGTTGCCTGTTTCTGCTTCAGAGCATGGGGTTGGGATAGATAACCTGATGAATATTACTTGGTTGCTTATTATTCCAGTATTTATCGTTACTCATATTTTATTGTTTTGGTTTGGGTTTAAATATGCTTACAAAGCAAATAGAAAAGCAGTATTCTTTTCTCATAGCAATAAATTAGAATTAATTTGGACAATTATACCTTCTTTAGCATTGACAGTATTGATTCTTTATGGATTAAACAACTGGAATAAAATAATGACTCCTGTTAATACTGAGGAAGAGCATGTGTTAATTGAATTAGTTGGTCAACAGTTCTCATGGGGAGCAAGATATGCTGGTAATGATAAAAAGTTAGGAAGAGCGCATGTGAATTATATTGAAGGAACAAACTTTATGGGTATTGATGCATCAGACGATAATTCAAAAGATGATATCGTTGTAAAAGGAGAGTTTCATTTACCAGTTAATGTGCCAGTACAATTTGTATTTCGTTCAAATGATATTATTCATAGTGCATATATGCCTCACTTTAGAGCTCAAATGAACTGTGTTCCAGGGTTAAAAACACAATTTAATTTTGTCCCTACTATTACAACAAAAGAGATGAAAAAAATAACCAATAATGAAAACTTCGAGTATTTGTTATTGTGTAATAAAATTTGTGGTGCAGCACACTATAATATGCAAATGAATATCGTTGTTGAAAGTAAAGAGGATTATGAAAAATGGCTTTCTTCACAAAAACAATTTGCTTCAAATAATTAA
- a CDS encoding cbb3-type cytochrome c oxidase subunit I: MSTHHHHDQDFLFKYVFSTDHKMISKQFLITGFIMGFIGMIMSTLFRLQLGWPGESFWIVDKLLGSWAENGVMAPDKYLALVTMHGTIMVFFLLTAGLSGTFSNLLIPLQIGARDMASGFLNMLSYWFFFLSSVIMLISLGVEGGAASAGWTIYPPLSALPQAIPGSGLGMTLWLVAMAIFIVSSLLGSLNYIVTILNLRTKGMSMTRLPLTIWAFLLTAIIGVVSFPVLLSAALLLIFDRSFGTSFYLSDIYIGGQVLEHSGGSPILFEHLFWFLGHPEVYIVLLPALGITSEIISTMTRKPIFGYRAMIGSMIAIAFLSTIVWGHHMFVTGMNPFLGAVFTFTTLLIAIPSAVKVFNYLTTLWKGNIKFSPATLFSIGLVSTFISGGLTGLILGDSALDINVHDTYFVVGHFHIVMGLSAIFGMFAGVYHWFPKLFGRMMNNKLGNLHFWITIVCAYGVFFPMHFLGLAGVPRRYYTNSEFPLFDNLLDINVLISTFAIVIAFGQLLFLYNFVYSALRGPKAPQNPWDSNSLEWTAPVEHIHGNWYGDIPEVHRWPYDYSKVDENGEYIGGKDFIPQTTPLYDNETDEAH; this comes from the coding sequence ATGAGTACACATCATCATCACGATCAAGATTTTTTATTTAAGTACGTTTTTAGTACTGACCATAAAATGATATCAAAACAGTTCTTGATAACTGGTTTTATAATGGGTTTTATTGGTATGATAATGTCCACACTTTTTAGGTTGCAATTAGGTTGGCCAGGAGAAAGTTTTTGGATAGTTGATAAATTGTTGGGCTCGTGGGCAGAAAATGGGGTAATGGCTCCTGATAAATATTTGGCGTTGGTTACCATGCACGGAACAATTATGGTTTTCTTTTTACTTACTGCTGGTTTAAGTGGAACTTTTAGTAATTTACTTATTCCATTACAAATAGGGGCAAGAGATATGGCTTCTGGTTTCTTAAACATGTTGTCTTATTGGTTCTTCTTTCTCTCAAGTGTAATTATGCTAATTTCTTTAGGTGTTGAGGGTGGTGCTGCTTCTGCAGGATGGACTATTTATCCGCCTTTAAGTGCATTGCCTCAAGCTATTCCAGGCTCTGGATTAGGAATGACATTATGGTTAGTAGCTATGGCTATTTTCATTGTTTCATCATTATTAGGTAGTTTAAATTACATTGTTACAATTCTTAACTTACGTACCAAAGGAATGAGTATGACAAGATTGCCGTTAACGATTTGGGCGTTTTTGTTAACTGCTATTATTGGTGTAGTTTCTTTCCCAGTTTTATTATCTGCGGCTTTATTGTTGATTTTTGATAGAAGTTTTGGAACAAGTTTCTATTTGTCGGATATTTATATTGGTGGTCAAGTATTAGAGCATTCAGGTGGTAGCCCAATTTTATTTGAGCACTTATTCTGGTTCTTAGGTCATCCTGAGGTATACATTGTATTATTACCAGCTTTAGGGATTACTTCAGAAATTATTTCTACCATGACTAGAAAGCCAATTTTTGGTTATAGAGCCATGATTGGATCGATGATTGCAATTGCTTTCTTATCTACTATTGTTTGGGGTCACCATATGTTTGTGACAGGGATGAATCCGTTTTTAGGAGCTGTATTTACTTTTACGACATTATTAATTGCAATACCTTCTGCTGTTAAAGTATTTAACTACTTAACTACTTTATGGAAAGGAAACATTAAATTTTCTCCTGCCACTTTATTTAGTATCGGTTTAGTTTCTACCTTTATCTCAGGAGGATTAACGGGATTAATCTTAGGTGATTCAGCTCTTGATATCAATGTTCATGATACATACTTTGTTGTTGGTCACTTCCATATTGTAATGGGTCTTTCTGCTATATTTGGAATGTTCGCAGGTGTTTATCACTGGTTTCCAAAATTGTTTGGTAGAATGATGAACAACAAACTTGGTAATTTACATTTTTGGATAACAATTGTTTGTGCTTATGGAGTATTCTTTCCGATGCACTTTTTAGGCTTAGCAGGTGTTCCGAGAAGATATTATACTAATTCTGAATTTCCTTTATTTGATAATTTATTAGACATAAATGTACTGATAAGCACCTTTGCAATTGTTATTGCATTTGGTCAATTGTTATTTTTATACAATTTTGTTTATAGTGCATTAAGAGGTCCTAAAGCACCTCAAAACCCTTGGGATAGTAACTCATTAGAGTGGACTGCTCCGGTTGAACATATTCATGGAAATTGGTATGGTGATATTCCGGAAGTTCACAGATGGCCTTACGACTATAGCAAAGTAGATGAAAATGGAGAATACATTGGAGGTAAAGATTTTATCCCACAAACTACTCCATTATACGATAATGAAACTGACGAAGCACATTAA
- a CDS encoding cytochrome c oxidase subunit 3: MAVITLQDNMTTKAEIRKKTAKPLLWIGIVSIVMFFSGWTSAVIVSKGGNGNWLNIELPFAFALSSIIIILSSLTYHFGFISIKKDNKNALKLTSVATLILGFLFVVSQYYGWKELYSNGIVATGSSSTSASSFIYLITVFHVLHLLAGIISLIVVAVKSYKEKYNSSNFLGVEVSLIYWHFLGVLWIYLFLFLKYIA; this comes from the coding sequence ATGGCAGTAATTACGTTACAAGACAATATGACGACTAAAGCTGAAATTCGTAAGAAAACAGCGAAGCCTTTACTATGGATTGGTATAGTAAGTATTGTTATGTTTTTTAGTGGTTGGACTAGTGCTGTAATTGTAAGTAAAGGTGGTAATGGAAATTGGTTAAATATTGAATTGCCATTTGCATTTGCTTTAAGTTCTATTATTATTATATTGAGTAGCCTTACATATCATTTTGGATTTATTTCCATTAAAAAAGACAACAAGAACGCGTTAAAACTTACCAGTGTTGCAACATTAATACTTGGGTTTTTATTTGTTGTTAGTCAATATTATGGATGGAAAGAGTTGTACTCAAATGGAATAGTAGCTACTGGATCAAGTAGTACAAGTGCAAGTTCATTTATCTATTTAATTACAGTTTTTCATGTGTTACATTTATTAGCGGGAATTATTTCGTTAATAGTAGTTGCGGTAAAATCATATAAGGAAAAATATAATTCGTCTAATTTTTTAGGTGTAGAGGTAAGTCTAATTTACTGGCACTTTTTAGGTGTTTTATGGATTTACTTGTTTTTATTTTTAAAATATATAGCTTAA
- a CDS encoding cytochrome c oxidase subunit 3 — protein MDLLVFIFKIYSLIIIFSIMSNSISMDKKTAWAGDNKSPLNAGYGKLMMWFFLVSDALSFTGFLAAYGFYRHYYGALWPSAENVFTHFPFMHGDHPLLYVALMTFILIMSSVTMVLAVEAGHRMDKKGVTLWMLLTIVGGAIFVGSQAWEWGHFIHGSELGAIELGKGVFTLPDGSVEMTKGVIARWRADEQALLLPWKDGADYIQVSGAQMKEMVENGIKVQGANLTHNEYGHPLFADFFFFITGFHGTHVFSGVVLNFIIFINVIMGTYEKRGHYEMVEKVGLYWHFVDLVWVFVFTFFYLI, from the coding sequence ATGGATTTACTTGTTTTTATTTTTAAAATATATAGCTTAATAATAATATTTAGTATTATGTCAAATTCAATTTCAATGGACAAAAAAACTGCTTGGGCTGGTGATAATAAATCGCCATTAAATGCAGGGTATGGAAAGTTAATGATGTGGTTTTTTCTTGTGTCAGATGCACTTTCTTTTACTGGATTTTTAGCCGCTTACGGATTTTACCGTCATTATTATGGTGCATTATGGCCAAGTGCTGAGAACGTGTTTACACACTTCCCTTTTATGCATGGCGACCACCCATTGTTGTATGTAGCGTTAATGACTTTCATATTAATTATGAGTTCTGTAACAATGGTTTTAGCTGTTGAAGCTGGACATCGTATGGATAAAAAAGGGGTTACGCTTTGGATGTTGTTGACCATCGTTGGTGGAGCTATATTTGTTGGCTCTCAAGCATGGGAATGGGGTCATTTTATACATGGTTCGGAATTAGGTGCTATTGAGTTAGGAAAAGGAGTATTTACACTACCTGATGGTTCTGTTGAAATGACGAAAGGAGTAATTGCAAGATGGAGAGCAGATGAACAAGCATTGCTTTTACCGTGGAAAGATGGAGCCGATTATATACAAGTAAGTGGTGCACAAATGAAAGAAATGGTCGAAAATGGAATTAAAGTTCAGGGAGCAAATCTAACACATAATGAATACGGACATCCTTTGTTTGCTGATTTCTTCTTCTTTATTACTGGTTTTCACGGTACTCACGTATTTAGTGGGGTGGTATTAAACTTCATTATCTTTATCAATGTAATAATGGGAACTTATGAAAAAAGAGGTCACTACGAAATGGTTGAAAAAGTTGGTTTATACTGGCATTTCGTTGATTTAGTTTGGGTATTTGTTTTCACATTCTTCTATTTAATTTAG
- a CDS encoding cytochrome C oxidase subunit IV family protein has translation MEHSGHSEHTEAYEYAVHHSEEAGKKIRKRIWLIFWVLLAITTVEVLLGIYWKEMGLPWGLIKMTFIGLTILKAFYIVSEYMHLKHEVTFFKNIIIIPFVLFALYLAYHVMTEGIYSDMMEKWLY, from the coding sequence ATGGAACATTCGGGACATTCAGAACACACAGAAGCTTATGAATATGCAGTTCATCATTCAGAAGAAGCTGGAAAAAAAATAAGAAAAAGAATCTGGTTAATTTTTTGGGTTCTTCTAGCCATCACTACAGTTGAAGTACTTTTAGGTATTTACTGGAAAGAAATGGGACTGCCTTGGGGGTTAATAAAAATGACTTTTATTGGATTGACTATACTAAAGGCATTCTATATTGTTTCTGAGTATATGCACTTAAAACATGAAGTAACTTTTTTCAAAAACATTATCATTATTCCGTTTGTATTGTTTGCATTATATTTGGCATATCATGTAATGACTGAAGGAATTTATTCCGACATGATGGAAAAATGGTTGTATTAA
- a CDS encoding SCO family protein — translation MNSKVKKVIYLVAILLLPSLFYMFLYTGKHNFHRLEYIGPKEAVLNDNGKYDTNYHQIPYFEFINQDGKIVTRDDLLGHVYIADFFFATCPTICPKMTTNMSYIQNKFKDNKNLRYLSITVNPEHDSVSVLRAYADKVHADTKSWDFVTGNKDSIYEIAFNGFFVSAQRDSIAPGGFLHSGMLILVDKNAHIRGYFDGTTHKEVKEQLIDAIDILYKEDVVPLKGKKKPQIEQIK, via the coding sequence ATGAACTCAAAAGTTAAGAAAGTAATTTATTTAGTGGCAATATTGTTGTTGCCATCATTGTTTTACATGTTTTTGTATACTGGAAAGCATAATTTTCATCGGTTAGAGTATATTGGACCAAAAGAAGCAGTTTTAAATGATAATGGTAAATATGATACCAATTATCATCAAATTCCCTATTTTGAATTTATTAACCAAGATGGAAAAATAGTAACTCGTGACGATTTATTGGGGCATGTTTATATTGCTGATTTCTTTTTTGCTACATGCCCAACTATTTGTCCAAAAATGACGACAAACATGTCGTACATTCAAAACAAATTTAAAGACAATAAAAACCTTCGATATTTATCCATTACAGTTAATCCAGAACATGATTCGGTTTCGGTTTTAAGAGCTTACGCTGACAAGGTACATGCCGATACTAAATCGTGGGATTTTGTTACTGGGAATAAAGATTCCATATATGAAATAGCATTCAATGGTTTTTTTGTAAGTGCACAACGCGACTCAATTGCCCCAGGTGGATTTTTACATTCAGGAATGTTAATTTTAGTAGATAAAAATGCGCATATTCGAGGTTATTTTGATGGTACTACACATAAAGAGGTAAAAGAACAGTTAATTGATGCCATTGATATTTTGTACAAAGAGGACGTTGTTCCACTAAAAGGAAAAAAGAAGCCGCAAATAGAGCAAATAAAGTAA
- the ruvB gene encoding Holliday junction branch migration DNA helicase RuvB — MNDNLDANKENLNSVEREFEKVLRPLSFDDFTGQAQVIENLKVFVKAAEQRGEALDHVLLHGPPGLGKTTLANIIANELNVGFRVTSGPVLEKPGDLAGLLTNLEEGDVLFIDEIHRLSPVVEEYLYSAMEDYKIDIMIDSGPNARSVQIELNPFTLVGATTRTGLLTSPLRARFGITSRLEYYDTELLSTIIQRSAGIINVEIDEQAAIEIAGRSRGTPRITNALLRRVRDFAQVKGDGRITNEIALYGLNALNVDKYGLDEMDNRILVAIIDKFKGGPVGLTTIATAVSEQAGTIEEVYEPFLIKEGFLMRTPRGREATEKAYKHLGRIQHPNQGNLF; from the coding sequence ATGAACGATAATCTCGACGCAAATAAAGAAAATTTAAATTCTGTTGAACGAGAATTTGAAAAGGTCTTGCGTCCGCTTTCGTTTGATGATTTTACTGGTCAAGCACAAGTCATTGAAAATCTAAAAGTATTTGTTAAGGCTGCGGAACAACGAGGAGAGGCTCTTGATCATGTTTTGCTTCATGGACCTCCAGGTTTAGGAAAAACAACTTTAGCAAATATTATAGCTAATGAATTAAATGTTGGATTCCGTGTAACTTCAGGCCCTGTGTTAGAAAAACCAGGAGACTTAGCTGGGTTACTGACCAACCTTGAAGAAGGAGATGTGCTTTTTATTGATGAAATTCATCGGCTTTCACCAGTTGTAGAAGAATATTTGTACTCTGCAATGGAAGACTATAAAATCGATATCATGATTGATAGTGGCCCCAATGCAAGAAGTGTTCAAATAGAATTAAATCCTTTTACATTAGTAGGTGCAACAACACGAACAGGTTTGTTGACATCTCCATTAAGAGCTCGTTTTGGAATAACTTCTCGTTTAGAATATTACGATACAGAATTACTTTCCACCATCATTCAACGTTCTGCAGGTATTATTAATGTAGAAATTGACGAGCAAGCAGCGATTGAAATTGCAGGAAGAAGTAGAGGTACGCCTCGTATCACGAATGCTTTATTGAGAAGGGTAAGAGATTTTGCTCAAGTTAAAGGAGATGGTAGAATTACCAACGAAATAGCTTTGTATGGTTTAAATGCATTGAATGTAGATAAGTATGGATTAGATGAAATGGACAACAGAATTTTAGTTGCCATTATTGATAAATTTAAAGGAGGCCCAGTTGGTTTAACGACTATTGCAACTGCAGTGAGCGAACAAGCAGGAACCATAGAAGAAGTTTATGAGCCATTCTTGATAAAAGAAGGTTTTTTGATGCGTACACCTAGAGGTAGAGAAGCCACTGAAAAAGCTTACAAACATTTAGGTAGAATTCAACACCCCAATCAAGGAAATTTGTTTTAA
- a CDS encoding pyridoxal-phosphate dependent enzyme — protein sequence MKYYNNVLETIGNTPLIKINSLTKDIPALVLAKVETTNPGNSIKDRMALKMIEDAEKDGRLKPGGTIIEGTSGNTGMGLAIAAVIKGYKCIFTSTDKQSKEKFDALRAFGAEVFVCPTNVAPEDPASYYSVSSRLVNEVPNSWKPNQYDNPSNAQAHYESTGPEIWDQTDGKITHLVVGVGTGGTISGTAKYLKEKNPNIKILGIDTYGSVFKKYKETGIFDENEIYPYITEGIGEDFLPKNVDFSLIDHFEKVTDKDAAVMTRRIPREEGIFVGNSAGSAMAGIVQMKHMFKEGDVVVVIFHDHGTRYLGKMYNDDWMRDRGFLQEEKKTALDLIKDHVGKHLVTVSSDTPVTQAILLMNQYNISQIPVVDNNKFVGSLNDSHLFGKLLENAELKEMPVRNVMQEAFPVVTEKTTFEQVSKLFQQGVKAVVVNYDGDKHHIITKQDMIKAIG from the coding sequence ATGAAATATTACAATAACGTTTTAGAAACAATAGGAAACACTCCGTTAATTAAAATCAATAGCTTAACAAAAGATATTCCTGCTTTAGTGTTGGCAAAAGTAGAAACTACTAATCCTGGCAACAGCATTAAAGACCGTATGGCCTTAAAAATGATAGAAGATGCGGAAAAAGATGGTAGATTAAAACCAGGTGGAACCATTATTGAAGGAACAAGTGGAAATACTGGTATGGGGTTAGCTATTGCTGCAGTTATAAAAGGTTATAAATGTATTTTCACTTCTACCGATAAACAATCGAAAGAAAAATTTGATGCTTTAAGAGCTTTTGGAGCAGAAGTATTTGTTTGTCCTACAAACGTTGCTCCTGAAGACCCTGCTTCCTACTATTCAGTTTCTAGTCGTTTAGTAAACGAGGTCCCTAACTCGTGGAAACCAAATCAATATGACAACCCAAGTAATGCACAAGCACATTACGAATCAACTGGACCAGAAATTTGGGATCAAACAGACGGTAAAATAACTCACCTAGTAGTTGGTGTTGGTACTGGAGGTACAATTAGTGGAACAGCAAAATACTTGAAAGAAAAAAATCCTAATATTAAAATTTTAGGAATTGATACGTATGGTTCTGTTTTCAAAAAATACAAAGAGACTGGTATTTTTGATGAAAATGAGATTTATCCTTACATCACAGAAGGTATTGGTGAAGACTTTTTACCTAAAAATGTTGATTTTAGTTTAATCGACCATTTCGAAAAAGTAACCGATAAAGATGCGGCAGTTATGACAAGAAGAATTCCACGTGAGGAAGGTATTTTTGTTGGAAATAGTGCAGGAAGTGCTATGGCTGGTATTGTACAAATGAAACACATGTTTAAAGAAGGTGATGTGGTAGTGGTAATATTCCATGACCACGGAACTCGTTATTTAGGAAAAATGTACAACGATGATTGGATGCGTGATAGAGGTTTTTTACAAGAAGAGAAGAAAACGGCTTTAGACCTAATAAAAGACCATGTTGGTAAACACTTGGTTACTGTTAGTTCCGATACACCCGTTACGCAAGCTATTTTATTGATGAATCAATACAACATTTCTCAAATTCCAGTTGTAGACAACAACAAATTTGTGGGGTCTTTAAACGATAGTCATTTGTTTGGAAAGCTTTTAGAAAATGCTGAACTAAAAGAAATGCCTGTAAGAAATGTAATGCAAGAGGCTTTTCCAGTTGTAACTGAAAAAACAACATTCGAACAAGTTTCTAAATTATTTCAACAAGGCGTTAAAGCTGTTGTTGTAAATTACGATGGGGACAAACACCACATTATTACCAAACAAGATATGATTAAAGCTATTGGGTGA
- a CDS encoding ABC transporter permease, translating to MRGDSKSKKFTQPIIKISIAAIALGLTVMIVSLSIVAGFQREIRNKVIGFGGHIQISKYDSQNTYEATPIDKYQVFYPSLDTVDGIKHIQIFATKAGIIKTNEDIYGVIVKGIGDDFDWSFFNDKLKEGSPIIIDTLNPTNDILISQTIANKMNIKLNDKMFLYFIQSDGQLRPKDFKVKGIYQSGLEQFDNLFVITDISHIQKRNNWSSNLIGGFEVIIDKYSDLERLDQFVYDNIGYDLHSVTIVDKNPDIFNWLELQDINVIIIIILMVLVAVINIISALLILILERTNMIGILKALGMPNWNVRKIFLYNALNLIVKGLIIGNIVGIGLCLLQLKFGFIKLPEESYYVSEVPIKLSLNSILVLNIGTLIVCFLMLILPSYVITKISPVKAIRFD from the coding sequence ATGAGAGGCGACAGTAAATCGAAAAAATTTACTCAACCTATTATTAAAATTTCCATTGCAGCCATTGCTCTGGGGCTAACAGTTATGATTGTTTCGTTGAGTATTGTTGCAGGGTTTCAGCGTGAAATTAGAAACAAAGTAATTGGTTTTGGAGGGCACATTCAAATTTCGAAATACGATTCCCAAAACACTTACGAAGCTACTCCAATTGATAAATACCAAGTATTTTACCCAAGTTTAGATACGGTTGATGGAATAAAACACATCCAAATTTTTGCTACAAAAGCAGGAATAATAAAAACCAATGAAGACATTTATGGCGTTATTGTTAAAGGGATTGGTGATGATTTCGATTGGAGTTTTTTTAATGATAAACTTAAAGAAGGTAGTCCGATTATTATTGACACCTTAAATCCGACTAACGACATTTTAATTTCGCAAACCATTGCCAATAAAATGAACATTAAGTTGAACGACAAAATGTTTTTGTATTTTATTCAGTCGGATGGGCAATTACGCCCAAAAGATTTCAAAGTAAAAGGTATTTACCAGTCTGGATTAGAACAATTCGACAATTTATTTGTGATTACAGATATTTCTCACATTCAAAAAAGAAACAATTGGAGTAGCAACTTAATTGGTGGTTTTGAAGTGATTATTGATAAATATTCCGATTTAGAACGACTAGATCAATTTGTTTACGATAATATTGGTTACGATTTGCACTCCGTTACCATAGTAGATAAAAACCCAGATATTTTTAATTGGTTAGAATTACAAGATATTAACGTGATTATTATTATTATTCTAATGGTTTTAGTTGCAGTTATTAACATAATATCTGCTTTATTAATTTTGATTTTGGAACGCACCAACATGATTGGAATTTTAAAAGCTTTGGGTATGCCCAATTGGAATGTGCGTAAAATATTTTTATACAATGCCCTAAACCTTATTGTTAAAGGTTTAATCATCGGGAATATAGTTGGTATAGGTTTGTGCTTACTTCAATTAAAATTCGGCTTCATCAAACTCCCCGAAGAATCTTATTATGTATCAGAAGTTCCTATTAAGTTGAGTCTTAATTCAATTCTTGTTTTAAACATTGGGACATTAATCGTTTGTTTTTTGATGTTGATTTTGCCTTCTTATGTTATCACAAAAATTTCTCCTGTTAAAGCCATTCGATTCGATTAA
- a CDS encoding DUF1343 domain-containing protein, whose translation MPFKLVSFILFVSMFSVCCSGQGDLPSSEKPVLEKTDNVAKVEQTKVIVGAEQTNLYLPLLLNKKVGVVANHTSMINDVHLVDSLLTLKINLKKVFSPEHGFRGKADAGEKVSSNIDSKTKLPIVSLYGKNKKPYPEQVKGLDVIVFDIQDVGARFYTYISTMHYVMEACAENNIKFVVLDRPNPNGNYVDGPILENDFKSFVGMHQVPIVHGMTVGEYAQMINNENWLANGVKCDLEVIKMQNYTHQTEYELPIKPSPNLANMQAILLYPSLCLFEGTPISVGRGTEKPFQWIGNPKLKSDFMFVPKSMEGAKEPLLKGETCNGLDLSAVSVKKELDLSYLISFYNQYPDKEHFFEKFFNTLAGNAKLQEQIKQGETEEEIKATWQKGLLEFKTKRKKYLLYQDFE comes from the coding sequence ATGCCTTTTAAACTAGTAAGTTTTATTCTCTTTGTTTCCATGTTTAGTGTTTGTTGTTCCGGACAAGGCGATTTGCCTTCGTCGGAAAAACCAGTGCTGGAAAAAACAGACAATGTAGCAAAAGTTGAACAAACAAAAGTGATTGTCGGAGCGGAACAAACCAATTTGTATTTGCCTTTGTTGCTAAACAAAAAGGTTGGCGTGGTGGCTAATCATACCTCTATGATTAATGATGTTCATTTGGTAGATTCATTATTGACTTTAAAAATCAACCTTAAAAAAGTATTTAGCCCTGAGCATGGTTTTAGAGGTAAAGCTGATGCGGGAGAAAAAGTTAGCTCGAACATTGATTCGAAAACCAAATTACCCATTGTTTCGCTTTACGGAAAAAACAAAAAACCTTATCCCGAACAAGTAAAAGGGTTGGATGTAATTGTTTTTGATATTCAAGATGTTGGGGCTCGATTTTACACCTACATTTCTACTATGCATTATGTAATGGAAGCTTGTGCCGAAAACAACATCAAATTTGTGGTGTTAGACCGACCAAACCCCAATGGAAATTATGTTGATGGACCTATTTTAGAAAACGATTTTAAATCGTTTGTGGGTATGCACCAAGTGCCCATTGTGCATGGTATGACAGTAGGTGAGTATGCTCAAATGATTAACAATGAAAATTGGTTGGCGAATGGTGTAAAATGCGATTTGGAAGTAATTAAAATGCAAAATTATACTCACCAAACCGAATATGAATTACCAATAAAACCATCACCGAATTTGGCAAATATGCAAGCTATATTATTGTACCCATCGTTATGTTTGTTCGAAGGTACACCTATAAGTGTGGGGCGAGGAACTGAAAAACCTTTTCAGTGGATTGGTAACCCCAAATTAAAATCGGACTTTATGTTTGTACCAAAAAGCATGGAAGGAGCCAAAGAACCTTTACTAAAAGGAGAAACCTGTAATGGATTAGATTTGAGTGCCGTTAGTGTAAAAAAGGAGTTAGACTTATCGTATTTGATAAGCTTTTATAACCAGTACCCCGATAAAGAACATTTTTTTGAAAAGTTCTTTAACACCTTGGCTGGTAATGCAAAGCTACAAGAGCAAATAAAACAAGGAGAAACCGAAGAAGAAATAAAAGCCACTTGGCAAAAGGGTTTGTTGGAGTTTAAAACCAAACGTAAAAAATACTTGTTGTATCAGGATTTTGAGTAG
- a CDS encoding GIY-YIG nuclease family protein, which produces MTGKGGYIYIVSNKSRAVLYIGVTADLCNRMFEHKELKGSFFTSKYKCVDLLYYEFHETIEGAIEKEKNLKKWKREWKDKLIKEFNPELIDLFDTVQDFR; this is translated from the coding sequence ATGACTGGAAAAGGTGGTTATATTTATATTGTTTCAAATAAATCAAGAGCAGTTTTATACATTGGTGTTACTGCTGATTTGTGCAATAGAATGTTCGAACATAAAGAGTTAAAAGGCTCATTTTTTACTTCAAAATATAAATGTGTTGATTTATTATATTACGAATTTCATGAAACAATTGAAGGAGCCATTGAAAAAGAAAAAAATTTGAAAAAGTGGAAACGAGAGTGGAAAGATAAACTGATTAAAGAATTTAATCCTGAGTTAATTGATTTGTTTGATACCGTTCAAGATTTCCGATAG